The DNA region TGTTTTGTAATTATCATTGGTTTTGGATTTAATTCTTTGTGTGTGTGTTGGAGTGCAATGCAATGTAATTGATAGTATATATTATGTTCATGTTGAGGGTAGTTGGAAAATCCGTTTAGAACTTAGAAGCTGGTTTGATAGGGTTGACTTAGACGGCTATCGTGCCACTCATGTCGCGCTCCTGAAGTTTCGGTCCTGGTGTGACAAGATATGTTGAGAATCTTACATAGTGTTATCGGTGATGGAATGAGGCGGAAGGCCGAAAATCCGCCATATAAACACGCCATTGCATTATGTGGTGCAGAAATGGAGGACATTCCTTCACAAATTTCCTATGGCGGTTGTCCTAAAAACCTCTGTCATTCCGCCATGGGTTCCATTTAATAACTACGGTCACATATTGGCTGAATTTGTGTTTATAAGTGGGAGGCATCTCTCACCTTATAAGCCTGTTTTGTCCTattttgtagggttgagttagacTCTGCAATCAGGTCGCTCAGGTCATGCTCTGAATGTTCAGTCTTAGGCGTGACAGGGTGTGTTGAGAGTCTGACATTGTAAGGTTTAGAACTTAGAAGCTAGTTTAATAGGGCTCACTTAGATGGCTATTGGGCCTCGTCGAGCCCGTGATGATGTTCAGTCCTGGGTGTGAGAAGATATGTTGAGAGTCTTACACGGTCCGCCATATAAACTTGCCATTGCATCATGTGGTGCAGCAATGGAGGACATTCCTTCACAAATGTCCTAGTGCGGTCGTCCTAAAAACCTCTTCGCCTTTCCGCCATGGCTTACATTTAATGAGCCTGGTGACATATTGGCTAAAAATACGTTTATAAGTGGGAGGCATCTCTCTCCTTATAAGTctgttttgtagggttgagttagacTCTGCTATCTTGCCACTCAGGTCATGCATGCTCAAAATGTTCCGTCTTGGGCGTGATGAGTTGTGTTGAGAGTGTGACATTGTAGGCTTGAGTTAGGTCTATTCTAAATTGTAAGATTCTATGTCGGAATTTTTGTGTTAATAGGCTAAGGATAAGCTGGAGAAATCTATGGTGGCGGATAATGTATCTGGTAAAAGTATACAAAGTGAAGTCAGAACAAGTTCCGGGATGTTTCTCAAGAAGGCACAGGTATAATAAGAGAATCTATTTTCTTTCCATGTCAAAACCCATAGGTTCTTCATGTGATTATTGTATCTAGCTAGCATACTATGAAATATGGTAGACAagtttttgttttctttttttgTTGCGATTTATTTGATCACATCATTCTCGTTGCATGGAGAGGCATGCATTTTGATTTTGCTTTGATAACTATTGACGAGAAATGTGCTATAAAGTAGTTTGGTGTTTCAATGTTTTTGTACAAATTCGTGACCCTTTCATTTCACTATAACCCTTTCTCTACAAATTCTTATGACGAAGTAACCGTGTTTTTATGAGACTAAGTTTTACTTTTGAGATATTTGTTTTAATTTATCGTCTAATTTATATGTTTACTTGTTTGTTTCCTCTTACTTTTGTTTAATCTTTAAGGATGAGGTAGTTGCTGATGTTGAAAACCGAATTGCCACATGGACATTCTTTCCCATAGGTAAGTAGACACCATCGTTCTTCGATCCATTTTAAAGCTTTTTCGTTTCGCTTCAATTTTATGAACTTACTCTTATGCATCAGAGAACGGCGAGTCTATACAAATATTGCACTACCAACACGGCGAGAAATACGAACCACATTTCGATTTCTTCCATGACAAGGCTAATCAGTTACATGGTGGCCATCGTGTTGCGACGGTGCTGATGTATTTGTCTAATGTTGAGAAGGGTGGAGAAACAGTTTTTCCTTATGCCGATGTAAAGATTTTCTCATGTCTTTGATTCTGTCTaacaaaagaaagaaaataaaatcGTGATAAATGAGTAATTGGTTGGATTTTTCAGGGGAAGTTGTCGCAGCCGAAAGATGATAGCTGGTCTGAGTGTGCTCACAAAGGATATGCAGGTATACATTTCAAAAATAGCTTCACCCCGAATTGATTTTGGACGTGTAAAATTGATTTTGACATGTTTGGCTGCTCTCGAGTAGAAGTAGAATTGATTATGCTTTTCAGAATTAACTCTACTTGAAGATAAGAATTGTAGTTTTTGAGTCTAGAcgtgatttttatttttttcgaTGAGATATATTGTTATAAGCTATTCTATGTTATAAGTTATTTTTATAAAGGTATTTAGACGCAAATTTAAATGTTTATATAAACTTGAAATATAATGCCTCATAATCTAACAGAAAGCTTTTCTGTCTATTTTTTCTGTATAAGATCTTAATTATAACGCATTCGGTTTCTGTCATTTCAGTAAAACCTCGGAAGGGTGATGCCTTATTGTTCTTCAGTCTTCATCTGAACGCAACTACAGATGGTAATAGTTTGCATGGAAGTTGTCCAGTGATCGAGGGCGAGAAATGGTCTGCAACAAAGTGGATTCACGTTGCCGACTTCGAGAAACCGATACATCAAGAAGTAGACAATGGAGAATGCACGGATGAGAACGAGAATTGTGCTGCGTGGTCTAAAGTCGGTGAATGCGAGAAGAATCCAAGTTATATGGTTGGTTATGAAGGAGTTAAAGGAAAATGTAGGAAGAGTTGCAATGTTTGCTCTTCTTAGGATCATAATGGTTTTTGTTATGAACTAGAAATTGTAATCAAAGAAAGAGAAATTAAAAGAATATAAAGTGTAATATTGAAAACTAAAtagaaattaagaaaataattCTCCTCAATGGTTTTTCCTTTACTACCGACGTCTTAAAATCGAACCGGTGGGATATGAATATGATGTCATGATTCAACTATTTTAAGCGTCTTAAAATTGAAATGGCATGATCTCGGATCATGTTTTAACCAATGTAATCAAGTACGAGATCTTAAGTAAGATCGGTCGATCTTGGAGATCTTAAATAGGATCTGTCGGCATGTGAAAGATCGTAATTTCCGATCTTACTTCAAAAAACTTGATCTTGACTATGGTGACAAAGAAAACGAACTATTTTCTCTGGTCATTTTTCTCTAGTTGTAGTACTCTCCTCCGTCATCCTTACATGTCATTCTTAGAGAAAAACTGGTAACGAAAACGATCTTCGATCTTTCTCTAATCGTAACCTCAATTTTGGTTTTTGGCACGTATGTTCTTACGATCTTAGGTTACAACACTTGATCTTAGCTACACTGATTACAATCGAATTGTCCGTAATCGAATCGAACATTAACAGTGTTCGTGCGCACGAATTTTCCACTAAGAGGCATTATGCATGTCAATGAAGCAATTATGCATGTCAATCAAGCAACATAACTGTGAACAAAAATTGATTGCACATTCATCAATAGTATCATCATAATTAGTTAAACATATTCAGTTTTAACAAAATTGATCATTCAAAATGAACCTGAAATATAAATTGTTCTTAAGAGCAAAACCATATGAAagagagagaatatgaatgaaAGGCACCACCATTATGATCCTGATGTCATGTCATACAATTGGTTTCGCCTCTTAATTTTGTTATCAATAAAGATGAATATAATCATGCAATTGTTGTTATATGAACCCAAAATTTGCATGCTTTTCTTGCCTCTTCATATCTTAAACATTACCCTCATTTTCACCACTTTAAATGTTAATTACTCTTCAATGCACATTTCACCACCATTACATTATTCATCTCTCTTGTTTTGAAAAATGGGAAGGCCTCCTTGTTGTGATAAAACCAATGTCAAAAGGGGTTTATGGACTCCTGAGGAAGATGCTAAAATTCTTGCTTATGTTGCTAATCATGGAATTGGAAATTGGACATTGGTTCCGAAGATCGCCGGTTTTTTTCTTCCTCAATTCCTTCGATTTCTGAAACATGGTTTTAAATTGCGGTCACGTCTGTAAATATTTTATACTGATGCACTTAAAATTGCCGCTGGATCGAAATTTAAAACTATGTTTAGAAATAGTGTAACTGGTCGAGATGCGTAATATTGTGTTATATAATTCGAGTTTTCTTTTCTTGAATTTGTTTTCAGGGTTGAATCGGTGCGGTAAGAGTTGCAGATTAAGATGGACTAATTATCTAAGACCTGATTTGAAGCATGATAGTTTTACACCACAAGAAGAAGAACTCATTCTTACTCTTCATGCAGCTATAGGAAGCAGGTATGTTCAATTGTTCATGTTCTTATTCTACTTGTAATGtatgaaattaaaatgaaatgtGACATTAACTGTGAAAAAATGCCTAATTCAGATcatcaaactgttcaattgtgacattAACAGTGAAAAAAAATGCATAATTCAGATTATCAAATTGGCTTTATAGTAAGATCTGTATGTTTTAATATAACATTTTAGCTGTATAAGAAACTCACATCATATTTGTATGTTTTAACAACATTTTTCAAGTGCATGATTTCTTAATTATGAAATTAGATTTAATATCTAATCTCAATTATAAGTAAAATTAACCAATTTGACGTGATTGCTTAATTAATCGGTCATTGTGTCCGTGTCTGTCAATTTCAATTTAATTAAAATCACACATTAATTCAAAAGCTCTGAATAGTTGCTTCATTATTTTTACGTTTTTTATATTAGGATATTGTTTTTATCGTGATTTGATtattttcatgttttttttataTTAGGATGTTGTTTTTTTATGTGATTTATTTTTCTATCGCGAAATCAAATATATACTAAATTATTTTATGTACAAAATAAAAGTAgtaatttttttttgtaatgaAAAGTAAAAAAATTTAAATGACCTTTCTTGTTATTTAAATTTGTATGAAGATTTGTTTTATAGAAGACTATTTTAAAGAATAATAATATTTAATAAATGGTTAAACATAATCATGGTTCTTTAAATATCCTAAAATTCGGTTTTAATCATCTAAGAATTTTGTTTCTAACAATAATTTTCGaatttttttcttcttcaattttagtgtttgattttgaaaattgtAAAATTTTGCACTTTTTTTCTATATGTAGAATAAAATGCAAAATTTTATACCTAGACTAAAATTCGAGataaaaaagttttaaaaaaaagtttaaaagaaCATATAGTAGAAGTGTCAAAATTTTGAGATATTTAGGTACAATGAACATGATTAACCCTTTGATAAAATAGTAAAGTTAgttaattttttttgtttttttattaatgtAGATGGTCATTAATTGCAAAAAGACTACCTGGAAGAACAGACAATGATGTTAAGAATTATTGGAACACAAAATTAAGAAAGAAGCTTATGAAAATGGGAATTGATCCAGTAACTCATAAGCCAGTTTCACAAGTTCTTTCTGATTTAGGAAGCATTAGTAGCCTCACAACAATAACCACTCAAAACCAAATGAATTTTGTCAATAACAATACAATTTTGGAGCATCCCAAAGAGGAACAAGTTCAATATCACCACCAATTCACAAACCAAGAGAGTTTCCAGCAACAATATGTTCTAAATGAAGTTGCATCTTCGACTTCGTCATCATGTTCCTCTAGTTTAACAAGACTAAGTTCACCGATTTCGTACTCGTGCAAAACTTCACAAGCTCAGATTAATCCTAACTTTGATTGGAGCGAGTTTCTTCACAATGATGAGCCGTTTATGTGGTCGGAGATTCAACAGATTCAACAATGTGACATACAAAGGGTGATGTCGTCGTTGAACCTCTCGGGTTTAATGCAAAATGAAGGTGAAATTTctaataataatagtaataattaTAATGGTAATGGAAGTGATAAACAAGGTGGTTCAAGTGAAGGTTTTGATGCTGTTGCTTGTGTTGCAAGTAAGGAATATGAAATGAATAAGCAATGTGAAGGAAATTCATTTTCAGGGAATGAGTTTGTGGATGGTATTTTGGATAAGGATAGTGAGATAAGGGCAACTTTTCCTGAGTTTTTAGATGCATCTTTTGATTATTGATTAAGTGCTTTTATTAGATTATTGGACTCAATTATATGTTGTTGCTTTTGATTTTTGTGTGATGAAGGATGTTTTTAGATAGTGAATAATGATTTGTAGTtgtgattttttttaattcaGATTGGGAATTTGATTTTTGTTTAACCTCTAACTCAAATGCTTTTGTTTATGATTTTCTTTATAGGAAAAAAACATACCTATAATTATAATTATGGTTTTAATAGTTTTCTAAAATAACCAAACATAGAGTTGAACAAATGTGTTTTGATATTCTTCTAAGGAGAACCTGAAAATAAAAAAGACTATAGAGTTGCTATCTTTTGTTCTCTCTTTCTTTTTTAATCAAATCTAACTTGCTTCACTTCATTAAAAATATAATCTGCAATATAACTAAGAGTAATAAAAAAAGTTATGGAGACTAACTAAACATAATTTTATGAGACTATCAAAATACGAGGAGTGGGAACAACATCGAGTTCATGATCAAAAGTTTTAAAAGACTTTAATACCACATCTCTatcaaaaatctttaaatattgTATCAGTCTTATCTTTTATATATTATTCATTTAATTCTTCTAAAAATGATGTGAGATTAATCACTCATTTAATTCTTATATATTATTTGTAAGGAATTCAATAGATAAAGTAACAATTTAATAATCATGGCTACCAAGAGACTTAACACCATATGTCGAGGATGTGTTGGACATTTGGAATAGAAAATGAGTCTAGAGGATTATATCATCTCTCATCGTTGATGGTGCGTGTTTTTATTGCTCCTCAAAGTCTAACAAATCAATGTTTGAATCTTTCTAACCTTAATATAATGTATCTTTTTAGTTCTTAGATTTTCTAATCTTTCGTCATTTGAATGCCAATCGTAtcaattgaaaaaaaaaatacttGTCACACCTATATTCAACGAGTAAATAAAAGTGTTGTGTCACCTTTTATTCTAATTCATTTAGATATTTCAAGTCCTAGTTGTGCCAAGTCAACTTTGGATTACTATTTCTTTGTAATTTTTAGATGATTTTTTTACCAT from Lathyrus oleraceus cultivar Zhongwan6 chromosome 1, CAAS_Psat_ZW6_1.0, whole genome shotgun sequence includes:
- the LOC127122610 gene encoding probable prolyl 4-hydroxylase 7, whose product is MLNPRLVPLLLFSPCFFSVLFVSSIRLPSLGEKKPTVGSVFGASKVKFDPTRVIQLSWNPRAFLYKNFLSEKECDHLKTLAKDKLEKSMVADNVSGKSIQSEVRTSSGMFLKKAQDEVVADVENRIATWTFFPIENGESIQILHYQHGEKYEPHFDFFHDKANQLHGGHRVATVLMYLSNVEKGGETVFPYADGKLSQPKDDSWSECAHKGYAVKPRKGDALLFFSLHLNATTDGNSLHGSCPVIEGEKWSATKWIHVADFEKPIHQEVDNGECTDENENCAAWSKVGECEKNPSYMVGYEGVKGKCRKSCNVCSS
- the LOC127115533 gene encoding transcription factor MYB35, whose amino-acid sequence is MGRPPCCDKTNVKRGLWTPEEDAKILAYVANHGIGNWTLVPKIAGLNRCGKSCRLRWTNYLRPDLKHDSFTPQEEELILTLHAAIGSRWSLIAKRLPGRTDNDVKNYWNTKLRKKLMKMGIDPVTHKPVSQVLSDLGSISSLTTITTQNQMNFVNNNTILEHPKEEQVQYHHQFTNQESFQQQYVLNEVASSTSSSCSSSLTRLSSPISYSCKTSQAQINPNFDWSEFLHNDEPFMWSEIQQIQQCDIQRVMSSLNLSGLMQNEGEISNNNSNNYNGNGSDKQGGSSEGFDAVACVASKEYEMNKQCEGNSFSGNEFVDGILDKDSEIRATFPEFLDASFDY